In one window of Candidatus Acetothermia bacterium DNA:
- the rplF gene encoding 50S ribosomal protein L6 — MSKVGKKPIRLPDGVRVEVHADQVVVHGPHGTLACPYEPEYVTVEVENGEVRVERKGERAPFRARHGLYRALIANMVQGVTQKWQKELEIQGLGYRARQEGKALIMELGYSHPIRFEIPPGIELEVPDPARIVVRGIDKRLVGQVAANIRAFRPPEPYRGTGIRYRGEAIVRKAGKLGAKG; from the coding sequence ATGTCCAAGGTTGGCAAGAAGCCGATCCGCCTCCCGGACGGGGTGCGGGTGGAGGTCCACGCCGATCAGGTGGTGGTGCACGGGCCCCACGGGACGCTCGCCTGCCCCTACGAGCCGGAGTACGTGACCGTCGAGGTCGAAAATGGCGAGGTTCGGGTGGAGCGGAAGGGGGAGCGGGCCCCGTTCCGGGCCCGGCACGGCCTGTACCGGGCCCTCATCGCCAACATGGTGCAGGGGGTCACGCAGAAGTGGCAGAAGGAATTGGAGATTCAGGGTTTGGGGTACCGCGCCCGCCAGGAGGGGAAGGCCCTGATCATGGAGCTCGGCTATTCCCACCCCATCCGGTTTGAGATCCCCCCCGGGATCGAGCTCGAGGTGCCCGACCCAGCGCGGATCGTGGTCCGGGGGATCGACAAGCGGCTGGTGGGCCAGGTGGCCGCGAACATCCGCGCGTTTCGGCCGCCGGAGCCCTATCGGGGCACGGGAATCCGCTACCGGGGCGAGGCGATCGTGCGCAAAGCGGGTAAACTTGGAGCCAAAGGATGA
- the rplR gene encoding 50S ribosomal protein L18 has product MAGLGRNAKRLKRRARIRRRVVGTPERPRLCVYKSLRHIYAQIVDDVHGRALTAASTLSPEIRGQVASANVEAARRVGQLIAQRARERGIERVVFDRSGYPYHGQVRALAQAAREEGLLF; this is encoded by the coding sequence ATGGCCGGTTTGGGACGTAATGCGAAGCGACTCAAGCGGCGGGCGCGGATCCGCCGCCGGGTGGTCGGGACCCCGGAGCGGCCCCGGCTGTGCGTGTACAAAAGCCTGCGCCACATCTACGCCCAGATCGTGGACGACGTCCATGGCCGGGCGCTCACCGCCGCATCCACGCTGTCGCCGGAGATCCGCGGTCAGGTCGCCTCAGCCAACGTGGAGGCGGCCCGGCGGGTGGGGCAGTTGATCGCCCAGCGGGCCCGGGAGCGGGGGATCGAGCGGGTGGTGTTCGACCGTTCCGGCTATCCCTACCACGGCCAGGTGCGGGCCCTGGCGCAAG